The following are from one region of the Neorhodopirellula lusitana genome:
- a CDS encoding PVC-type heme-binding CxxCH protein, with product MNNLRLLVIQLAILAPLVLAVPTVLAAELEVLFLGDNGPHQPRNRFDELEPVLAERGIDLSYSDQLDDLSLKNLNRYDALVLYANIDEIDVGHAEALLKYVSGGGGFVPLHCASYCFRNSAEMVALMGGQFQRHGTGVFRGEVADSNHPLTKGYSGFSSWDETYVHTKHNESNRTVLEYRVDSEGREPYTWIREQEQGRVFYTAWGHDSRTWTQPGFQNLVERGIRWAAGGDPQAAGPYFERSPFIPPDMNEQPKNLPSFEYIDVGREIPNYTKSDRWGVQGEPLNMMQLPVDPEESLKHLVVPKGFHVELFASEPDLGGKPICMTWDERGRLWVAETIDYPNDLQPAGKGRDRIRICEDTNRDGKADKFTVFAEGLSIPTSITFHQGGVIVQNAIETLYLKDTDGDDRADERKVLYGNWKLGDTHGGVSNFQYGLDNWIWAMQGYNDSQPVADGQRQQRFRMGFFRMRPDGSKIEFIRSTNNNTWGLGISEEGLIFGSTANGNPSIYMPIPNRYYESVRGWAPSLTLSSIADTNQFNPITDKVRQVDHHGGYTSGAGHALYTGRAYPEEYWNRVAFVNGPTGHLVGTFVLEPEGSDFHSTSPINLLASDDEWTAPIMSEVGPDGQVWVIDWYNYIIQHNPTPEGFTTGKGNAYESKLRDKKHGRIYRVVADDWPAMSYPDLGDASPDDLVNALTNPTMLVRKHAQRLLVERGNPDVLESLAKLVRDQSVDSIGLNVGAIHALWTMHGLGLLDGNNEAATRAVVIGLGHPSAGVRRNAVQVLPLAVDSVRALVAAGLHRDSDAQVRLASALAMADLPACDESGQALMEMMTSQVNLRDRWMPDGITSASAHNSRAILEALANCGRLPEACMPIIARVAEHHARDAEHSDLAELVGGLSGADSRAIDATLQGFAKGWKPGLEVKLTPAIESELAKVLDGADTGTQSTLVKLAIAWGSETFGKRAAEIYDGLLDTVRQEDVSDAERINAARQLIAFRPANEDAAIDLLDEVNPRTSPELASGLLAALQASTWDGLGGEIVSRLATLTPALKRAALTQLLKRPASTMALLRGAEQGELSLNELALDQQQALAVHPDPAVKELAAKLLTKGGSLPDADRQRVLDDYMPATQHSGNTVRGKAIYLEHCSKCHIHGSVGAEVGPNLTGMAVHPKTELLTHILDPSRSVEGNFRAYTVLTMDGLVVNGMLASESKTAIELFDTAGKRHSVLREDIEELVMSRQSIMPEGFEKSISLNDMTDLLEFLTAKGKYVPISLGPVATAISTQPMFGGGPNGDDRLVFSDWKPKMFDDVPFQVVDPVGGTKANIVMLHGPHTDLPRRMPRRVVLPCHVSLKAIHLLGGVGGWSYPYSREPSVSMIVRLRYAGGKIEDHPLVNGVHVADYIRRVDVPESEHAFSLGSQQVRYLSVVPRSSDVVEAIELVKGDDESAPIVMAITIEPYQGSDHERKH from the coding sequence ATGAACAACCTTCGCTTACTAGTTATCCAACTCGCCATTTTGGCACCGCTTGTGTTGGCGGTCCCGACGGTACTGGCTGCCGAGCTGGAGGTGCTGTTCCTTGGCGATAATGGTCCGCACCAGCCACGAAATCGGTTCGACGAGCTAGAACCCGTTCTGGCCGAACGAGGAATCGATCTGAGCTATTCGGATCAACTGGATGACTTGTCGCTCAAAAACCTGAATCGCTATGACGCACTGGTTCTTTATGCAAACATCGACGAGATCGACGTCGGCCACGCGGAGGCTTTGTTGAAGTATGTTTCGGGTGGTGGTGGCTTTGTACCACTGCATTGTGCCAGCTATTGTTTCCGCAACTCGGCGGAGATGGTCGCGTTGATGGGTGGCCAGTTTCAGCGACACGGCACGGGCGTGTTTCGGGGCGAGGTCGCAGATTCTAACCATCCGTTGACCAAGGGCTACAGCGGGTTTAGCAGTTGGGACGAGACCTACGTGCACACCAAGCACAACGAGTCCAATCGGACGGTGCTGGAGTACCGAGTGGATTCGGAGGGGCGGGAGCCTTACACCTGGATTCGCGAACAGGAACAAGGCCGCGTTTTTTACACCGCTTGGGGCCATGACTCACGAACTTGGACCCAGCCGGGGTTTCAGAATCTAGTCGAGCGAGGCATCCGTTGGGCCGCTGGCGGCGATCCGCAGGCTGCGGGGCCGTACTTCGAACGCTCGCCATTCATTCCGCCGGACATGAATGAGCAACCAAAAAATCTACCGTCTTTCGAGTACATCGATGTGGGACGTGAAATCCCGAACTACACCAAGTCGGATCGATGGGGTGTTCAGGGGGAACCGTTGAACATGATGCAGTTGCCTGTTGATCCGGAAGAGTCGCTGAAACACTTGGTGGTTCCGAAGGGATTTCATGTGGAGCTGTTTGCGTCGGAGCCGGATTTGGGTGGGAAGCCGATCTGCATGACCTGGGATGAACGTGGCCGATTGTGGGTCGCCGAGACGATTGACTATCCCAACGATCTGCAACCAGCCGGAAAAGGTCGGGATCGTATCCGGATTTGTGAGGATACCAACCGAGATGGCAAGGCTGACAAGTTCACCGTCTTCGCTGAAGGACTGAGTATTCCAACCAGTATCACGTTCCACCAGGGCGGCGTGATCGTCCAGAACGCGATCGAGACGCTGTATCTGAAAGATACCGACGGTGACGACCGAGCGGATGAACGCAAGGTTCTTTATGGCAACTGGAAGTTGGGCGACACGCATGGTGGTGTCAGCAATTTTCAGTATGGGCTGGACAACTGGATTTGGGCGATGCAGGGATACAATGACTCCCAACCGGTCGCCGATGGTCAGCGGCAACAGCGGTTTCGAATGGGCTTCTTTCGGATGCGGCCCGATGGTAGCAAGATTGAGTTCATCCGCTCGACCAACAATAACACTTGGGGCTTGGGGATCAGTGAGGAGGGGCTGATCTTTGGCTCGACCGCGAATGGCAACCCCAGCATCTATATGCCGATCCCAAACCGGTACTACGAAAGTGTTCGCGGATGGGCACCGTCGTTGACCCTGTCGTCGATCGCGGATACGAATCAGTTCAATCCGATCACCGATAAGGTGCGCCAGGTTGATCACCATGGTGGTTACACGTCCGGTGCCGGGCATGCTCTTTATACCGGCCGAGCTTATCCAGAAGAATATTGGAACCGGGTTGCGTTCGTGAATGGACCAACCGGCCACTTAGTAGGGACCTTTGTCCTGGAACCTGAGGGGAGCGATTTTCATTCAACCAGTCCCATCAACTTACTGGCTAGTGATGATGAATGGACGGCTCCGATCATGTCGGAAGTCGGCCCCGATGGCCAGGTTTGGGTGATCGATTGGTACAACTACATCATCCAACACAATCCCACGCCGGAAGGATTTACGACTGGCAAAGGCAATGCCTACGAGTCGAAACTTCGCGACAAAAAGCATGGTCGGATCTATCGGGTGGTGGCTGATGATTGGCCGGCGATGTCTTATCCGGATCTTGGTGACGCTTCGCCTGATGACTTGGTTAACGCGTTGACGAATCCGACGATGTTGGTCCGAAAGCACGCCCAACGTTTGCTGGTGGAACGCGGAAACCCGGACGTCTTAGAATCGCTCGCGAAATTGGTACGCGATCAATCGGTCGATTCCATTGGTTTGAATGTCGGCGCGATCCATGCGTTGTGGACCATGCATGGGCTGGGCTTGTTGGACGGCAACAACGAAGCAGCGACTCGAGCCGTTGTCATCGGTTTGGGGCACCCGTCGGCGGGAGTGCGTCGCAACGCGGTTCAGGTTTTACCGCTTGCAGTGGATTCGGTTCGAGCGTTGGTTGCGGCCGGATTACACCGAGACAGCGATGCACAAGTGCGGTTGGCGTCGGCTCTTGCGATGGCTGACTTACCTGCTTGTGACGAGAGTGGACAGGCTTTGATGGAGATGATGACATCTCAGGTAAATCTGCGAGATCGCTGGATGCCGGACGGGATCACCAGCGCGTCGGCTCACAACAGTCGTGCGATTCTGGAAGCTTTGGCAAACTGCGGGCGTTTGCCCGAAGCGTGCATGCCGATCATCGCACGCGTTGCGGAGCATCATGCACGTGACGCCGAACACTCGGATTTGGCGGAACTCGTGGGCGGTTTATCGGGAGCGGATTCACGGGCCATTGATGCTACGCTGCAAGGGTTTGCCAAGGGATGGAAGCCCGGTTTGGAAGTGAAATTGACGCCCGCGATCGAATCGGAACTGGCGAAGGTGCTTGATGGAGCCGACACGGGGACTCAATCGACGCTAGTGAAGCTGGCGATTGCTTGGGGTAGTGAGACGTTTGGTAAGCGTGCGGCTGAGATCTATGACGGGTTGCTGGACACTGTACGACAGGAAGACGTGTCGGATGCGGAGCGTATCAACGCTGCCAGGCAGCTGATCGCGTTCCGGCCGGCAAATGAAGACGCGGCGATCGATCTACTGGACGAAGTGAATCCTCGCACATCGCCGGAGTTGGCCAGTGGTCTGTTGGCGGCGTTGCAGGCGAGCACATGGGACGGACTCGGCGGCGAGATCGTGTCCCGACTAGCCACTTTGACTCCAGCTTTGAAGCGGGCGGCGTTGACGCAGTTGCTAAAACGTCCCGCCTCGACGATGGCGTTGCTTCGAGGGGCGGAACAGGGCGAGCTATCACTCAACGAACTCGCCCTGGATCAACAGCAGGCTCTCGCGGTTCACCCTGATCCCGCGGTCAAGGAGTTGGCGGCGAAATTGCTGACGAAAGGTGGTTCCTTGCCCGATGCGGATCGCCAGCGAGTGCTCGACGATTACATGCCGGCAACGCAGCACTCTGGCAATACAGTACGTGGGAAGGCGATCTATCTCGAACACTGTTCGAAGTGTCACATCCATGGCAGCGTCGGAGCCGAGGTCGGGCCAAACTTGACCGGAATGGCCGTCCATCCCAAGACAGAACTTTTGACACACATCTTGGATCCGAGCCGAAGTGTGGAGGGCAACTTTCGCGCTTACACGGTGCTGACAATGGACGGTCTGGTGGTCAACGGCATGCTGGCTTCGGAATCAAAAACTGCGATTGAATTGTTTGATACTGCCGGGAAGCGGCACAGCGTCTTGCGTGAAGACATTGAAGAGTTGGTGATGTCGAGGCAGTCCATCATGCCCGAAGGCTTTGAAAAGTCCATCTCACTGAACGACATGACGGACCTTTTGGAATTTTTAACCGCCAAGGGGAAGTATGTGCCGATCTCGCTCGGTCCCGTAGCGACGGCGATCAGCACGCAGCCCATGTTTGGTGGCGGTCCGAACGGTGACGATCGATTGGTGTTTTCGGATTGGAAGCCAAAGATGTTCGATGATGTTCCCTTCCAGGTCGTCGATCCGGTTGGGGGGACGAAAGCCAACATTGTGATGTTGCATGGTCCGCATACTGATCTGCCTCGCCGGATGCCTCGGCGTGTCGTTTTGCCTTGCCACGTGTCACTGAAGGCGATCCACTTACTGGGCGGTGTTGGCGGGTGGAGCTATCCGTACAGTCGCGAACCGTCGGTGTCGATGATCGTTCGACTGCGGTATGCGGGTGGAAAAATTGAGGACCATCCGCTCGTCAATGGCGTTCATGTTGCGGATTACATTCGTCGTGTGGACGTTCCAGAAAGTGAGCACGCGTTCTCGCTGGGGAGCCAGCAGGTTCGCTACTTGTCGGTGGTGCCCCGATCGTCTGACGTGGTTGAAGCGATCGAGTTAGTCAAAGGGGACGACGAGTCGGCCCCTATCGTCATGGCGATCACGATCGAACCCTACCAAGGAAGTGATCACGAACGTAAGCACTAG
- a CDS encoding Gfo/Idh/MocA family protein: MVHQKLRMAMVGLGFGSEFIPIYQAHPNAEVVAVCRRNEREMNKTADQFGIEVRYTDFEQVLADPNVDCVHINSPIGDHAWMSLRALDAGKHVMCTVPMATTVEECRQIVEKVQDTGLKYMMAETVVYSREFLYIKDLYERGELGKIQYLAASHPQDMAGWPSYWESMIPMHYATHVVSPCLALTDALAESVSCFGSGTVSEEIAAKSGCRFAVESCHIQLKDSDVTAHVWRFLHDVARQYRESFDVYGTKKSFEWALIEDEPHVIHTAKKPENEIAEKINIPDFADRLPESIQRFTLPAEIHDAGHLSFLQGGGHGGSHPHLVHEFITAVLEDREPSPGAVTSANWTCVGICAHESAMKGGQIVQLPDFAREPALV; the protein is encoded by the coding sequence ATGGTCCATCAAAAACTACGAATGGCGATGGTTGGTTTGGGATTCGGTTCTGAATTCATTCCGATCTACCAAGCACACCCCAACGCCGAAGTTGTGGCCGTGTGCCGCCGTAACGAACGGGAGATGAACAAGACTGCCGATCAATTTGGAATTGAGGTTCGCTACACCGATTTCGAGCAGGTGCTTGCCGATCCGAATGTGGATTGTGTGCACATCAATAGCCCGATCGGTGACCACGCGTGGATGTCGCTGCGTGCTTTGGATGCTGGAAAGCATGTGATGTGCACGGTTCCGATGGCGACCACTGTCGAGGAATGCCGCCAGATCGTGGAAAAGGTCCAGGACACTGGGCTGAAATACATGATGGCCGAGACCGTCGTCTACAGTCGCGAGTTTTTGTATATCAAAGACTTGTACGAACGCGGCGAGCTTGGAAAGATTCAGTATCTTGCCGCGTCGCATCCGCAGGACATGGCAGGTTGGCCGAGCTACTGGGAATCCATGATTCCGATGCACTACGCGACTCACGTGGTCAGCCCGTGTTTGGCACTAACGGACGCGTTGGCGGAGTCGGTCAGTTGTTTTGGGTCGGGGACGGTGAGTGAAGAAATCGCGGCGAAGTCGGGGTGCCGATTCGCCGTTGAAAGCTGTCACATCCAATTGAAAGACAGCGATGTGACGGCGCATGTTTGGCGATTCCTGCACGACGTTGCTCGCCAGTATCGCGAGAGCTTTGACGTCTACGGAACCAAGAAGAGTTTCGAGTGGGCGTTGATCGAAGACGAGCCGCACGTCATTCACACGGCCAAAAAGCCAGAGAACGAGATTGCCGAGAAAATCAACATACCGGATTTTGCGGATCGTCTTCCAGAGTCGATTCAGCGATTCACGTTGCCAGCGGAGATCCACGATGCGGGCCACTTGTCATTCTTGCAGGGCGGCGGTCACGGCGGTTCGCATCCTCATCTGGTGCACGAGTTCATCACGGCCGTTTTAGAAGATCGTGAACCGTCACCTGGGGCGGTCACCAGTGCCAACTGGACGTGTGTGGGGATTTGTGCCCACGAGTCGGCGATGAAGGGCGGGCAGATTGTCCAGCTTCCTGATTTCGCTAGAGAGCCCGCTCTGGTTTAG
- a CDS encoding DUF1559 domain-containing protein: MLTHRRRQAFTLVELLVVIAIIGVLVGLLLPAVQAAREAARRMSCSNNFKQIGLGLHNYHSAYQRLPTHMGGTFSSGGGTHLQNNNRLLSYLVGVLPFVEQQALWEQISNPNNKNADGGTRTPSWPAMGPVPWMPSYGPWATDIPTFRCPSDPGFGLPAMGRTNYAACIGDDAMTSNGPYDPWTNNLRWSTVIEKDARAHYRGFFRPMMDSRFRDVLDGLANTIAAGEINTDLGDHDITTIALRAPRNWWNFVDNRNECAGAISTQRPRFWGEGIVQVASGDPGKNQLDNSERARGYMWANGEPLWTSFMTIKAPNTELCSLGGSGAEMSGSTSSRHQGGTHVLMGDGAVKFITDSIDTGSHNGMVFHDHTGNRPTVPGAASPFGVWGALGTRASKEVIDAEF; this comes from the coding sequence ATGTTAACGCACAGAAGAAGACAGGCATTCACGCTTGTTGAATTACTAGTCGTGATCGCAATCATTGGCGTTCTTGTTGGTTTGTTGTTGCCCGCCGTGCAAGCGGCACGGGAAGCGGCCAGGCGAATGAGTTGCAGTAACAATTTCAAGCAGATTGGTCTTGGCCTTCACAATTACCACTCCGCCTATCAACGTCTTCCCACGCACATGGGCGGCACGTTCTCTTCAGGTGGTGGCACACACCTGCAAAACAACAACCGTCTGCTGAGTTATTTGGTTGGCGTTTTGCCGTTTGTGGAACAGCAGGCACTTTGGGAACAGATCTCCAATCCCAACAACAAGAACGCGGATGGTGGCACGCGGACTCCATCATGGCCCGCGATGGGCCCGGTGCCGTGGATGCCCTCTTACGGCCCGTGGGCAACCGACATCCCCACGTTCCGTTGTCCCAGCGATCCAGGGTTCGGTTTGCCGGCAATGGGAAGAACCAACTACGCGGCGTGTATCGGCGACGATGCGATGACAAGCAATGGACCGTATGATCCTTGGACGAACAACTTGCGTTGGAGCACGGTGATTGAAAAGGACGCTCGGGCACACTATCGCGGATTCTTTCGACCGATGATGGACTCACGTTTTCGCGATGTTTTGGACGGCTTGGCCAACACCATCGCTGCCGGAGAAATCAACACAGACTTAGGTGATCACGACATCACCACAATTGCACTGCGGGCTCCGCGCAACTGGTGGAACTTTGTTGATAACCGCAACGAGTGTGCTGGGGCGATCAGCACCCAGCGACCACGCTTTTGGGGCGAAGGAATTGTGCAGGTTGCCAGCGGCGATCCGGGCAAGAACCAACTGGACAACTCGGAACGAGCACGTGGCTACATGTGGGCCAATGGCGAGCCGTTGTGGACCAGCTTCATGACGATCAAGGCACCCAACACCGAACTCTGCTCCTTGGGTGGTTCTGGTGCGGAAATGTCCGGCAGCACGAGCAGTCGTCACCAAGGCGGTACGCATGTCTTGATGGGTGACGGAGCGGTGAAGTTCATTACCGATTCCATTGATACCGGATCACACAATGGAATGGTCTTCCATGACCACACCGGCAATCGCCCTACCGTTCCAGGGGCAGCCAGCCCGTTTGGTGTTTGGGGCGCTCTTGGTACTCGGGCCAGTAAAGAAGTCATTGACGCTGAGTTCTAA
- a CDS encoding XylR family transcriptional regulator, whose amino-acid sequence MKKQKSVALLIETSNAYARNLLGGILSYINAHESWSIDVPEQQRGAAPPDWLDNWKGDGLIVRIETERIARFVQKLNVPVVDVSAARFVPNIPFVETDDKAIAKLAFEHFQERGFEHFAFCGDSAFKWSALREASFSQAAKHAGRECHVFHAKSRTTPGFSLARERARLTRWLKSLPRPVAVFACYDIKAQQILDVCRQQDIRAPEDVAVLGVDDDELLCGLCTPPLSSVIPAAHKAGQEAARLLDSMMSGIEIDRLEHLMEPLGIATRQSTDVLAIADPDIADAVRFIRDSACEGIDVNDVLQRVALSRRVLETRFKQFVGRTPHQEIVRRRVERIRRYLLETDLTLGQIAQRTGFQNEEYMSVTFRRAMGLPPGRYRREQSTSSTSNSSTDTD is encoded by the coding sequence TTGAAAAAGCAGAAATCGGTTGCGTTGCTGATTGAGACGTCCAATGCCTACGCGCGGAACTTACTAGGCGGGATCCTGTCCTACATCAACGCCCACGAGTCGTGGTCGATCGACGTTCCCGAACAACAACGTGGGGCTGCGCCACCGGACTGGCTGGACAACTGGAAAGGTGATGGCCTGATTGTCCGAATCGAAACCGAGCGTATCGCTCGCTTCGTCCAAAAGCTAAATGTGCCAGTGGTGGATGTCAGCGCCGCTCGGTTCGTGCCCAACATTCCATTTGTCGAAACCGATGACAAAGCGATTGCGAAATTGGCGTTCGAACATTTTCAAGAACGTGGCTTCGAGCATTTTGCATTTTGTGGTGACTCCGCTTTCAAGTGGTCTGCACTACGCGAAGCCAGTTTCTCTCAGGCGGCCAAACACGCGGGTCGCGAATGCCACGTCTTCCATGCCAAGTCTCGAACCACACCGGGATTCTCACTCGCTCGAGAACGTGCACGCCTGACGCGTTGGCTGAAATCGCTACCAAGGCCAGTCGCGGTGTTCGCATGCTATGACATCAAGGCGCAACAGATCCTTGACGTGTGCCGGCAACAAGACATTCGGGCACCAGAAGATGTTGCAGTCCTGGGAGTCGACGACGATGAACTGCTTTGTGGATTGTGCACGCCTCCTCTTTCCAGCGTGATCCCGGCGGCACACAAAGCGGGCCAGGAAGCAGCACGGCTTTTGGATTCAATGATGTCCGGAATCGAGATCGATCGGCTGGAACACTTGATGGAACCACTGGGAATCGCGACCCGACAATCGACCGATGTCCTGGCAATTGCGGACCCCGATATTGCGGACGCCGTGCGGTTCATCCGAGACAGTGCTTGCGAGGGCATTGATGTCAACGATGTGTTGCAGCGAGTCGCATTGTCACGTCGAGTTCTGGAAACTCGTTTCAAGCAGTTTGTTGGTCGCACCCCGCATCAAGAGATCGTCCGCCGCCGGGTCGAACGCATCCGGCGGTACTTACTCGAAACCGATTTGACGCTGGGACAAATCGCACAGCGAACGGGCTTTCAAAACGAAGAATACATGAGCGTGACCTTTCGCAGGGCCATGGGCCTGCCACCGGGGCGGTATCGCCGCGAGCAATCCACTTCTTCAACCTCAAACTCCAGCACGGACACCGACTAA
- a CDS encoding MFS transporter yields MPASQPPNHPADSSALPDSSGSSQTNIREPIDANAGEPGPNERDPAASAELNQQSDDQKLSVGEKVGYGLGDTASNLYWKTFEFFLIYFYTDVFGLTAKSAGTLMLVTRIWDAINDPLVGYLADRTRTTWGRFRPYLVWMSVPFAITGMMTFYTPDMGPTGKLVYAYITYTLVMMAYTAINIPYGALMGVISSNSIERTSVSTYRFIAAFCGGIVVQYCTLGMVAYFGGSETTVVDGVTKEIVLNEQRGFFLTMCVFSVAAVLLFLITFATTKERVQPVADSKSTFRADIKFVLSSLKLHQVMLLGLALLACLATAFETQTLLPILGGYVVLSLVSVAVRAYALKRFADVSEGSTFEMDFNDLLSNRPWMVLFGFGLLQLSGLFVRGGAILYYFKYYCGDASIAPTFWVLGSFAAIAGMLLTKTMTRIFGKKLLMIGMNAGVALITAAFFFLEPDQITEMLALQVAASFIGGPVPVLLWAMYADTADYSEWRSGRRATGLVFAAATFSQKMGCAVGAAMTGFALSFYQYAQPIEGVEQLQSSTTLQGMRMMMSLIPAGFLLASAVCLMFYGISKPLSEQIERDLQARKFSDFTDASPDESGSPS; encoded by the coding sequence GTGCCTGCTTCTCAACCTCCCAATCACCCCGCTGATTCAAGTGCTTTGCCTGATAGTTCAGGAAGCTCGCAAACCAACATCCGAGAGCCCATAGACGCGAATGCGGGGGAGCCAGGGCCAAATGAAAGAGATCCCGCAGCCTCAGCCGAACTCAATCAGCAGTCCGACGACCAGAAACTGAGCGTTGGCGAGAAGGTCGGCTATGGGCTCGGGGACACGGCGTCGAATCTCTACTGGAAGACGTTCGAGTTCTTTCTGATCTACTTCTACACCGACGTCTTCGGCTTGACGGCCAAGTCGGCGGGGACCTTGATGCTGGTCACCCGAATTTGGGATGCGATCAACGATCCTTTGGTTGGGTATTTGGCGGATCGCACGCGTACCACGTGGGGGCGGTTCCGCCCGTACCTGGTATGGATGTCGGTTCCGTTTGCCATCACCGGGATGATGACCTTCTATACGCCAGACATGGGACCAACCGGCAAACTGGTTTACGCCTACATCACCTATACCTTGGTGATGATGGCGTACACCGCGATCAACATTCCATATGGCGCGTTGATGGGGGTGATCTCGTCAAACTCCATCGAACGCACCAGTGTGTCTACCTATCGATTCATCGCAGCATTTTGTGGTGGCATCGTGGTTCAGTACTGCACCTTAGGGATGGTGGCGTACTTTGGTGGCAGCGAGACGACCGTCGTTGACGGAGTGACAAAAGAGATTGTGCTCAACGAGCAACGTGGTTTTTTCTTGACCATGTGTGTCTTTTCAGTTGCAGCGGTACTCCTGTTCTTGATCACATTTGCGACCACCAAGGAGCGGGTTCAGCCGGTTGCTGATTCAAAGTCCACCTTCCGGGCTGACATTAAGTTTGTGCTGTCGAGCCTGAAATTGCATCAGGTCATGTTGCTGGGACTCGCGTTGTTGGCGTGTCTGGCAACCGCTTTTGAAACGCAAACCTTGCTGCCGATCTTGGGTGGCTATGTTGTTTTGAGTCTGGTTTCCGTGGCGGTACGAGCTTATGCATTGAAGCGGTTTGCCGACGTCTCGGAGGGATCGACATTCGAGATGGACTTCAATGATCTGTTGTCCAATCGCCCTTGGATGGTGCTGTTTGGGTTTGGTCTTTTGCAACTTTCGGGGCTGTTCGTTCGTGGTGGGGCGATTCTGTATTACTTCAAGTATTACTGCGGCGACGCGAGTATCGCTCCAACGTTTTGGGTACTGGGAAGTTTTGCGGCGATCGCGGGCATGCTGTTAACCAAAACGATGACCCGAATATTCGGTAAGAAATTGCTGATGATCGGTATGAATGCAGGTGTCGCGTTAATCACGGCGGCGTTCTTCTTTCTGGAACCAGATCAGATAACTGAGATGCTGGCTTTGCAGGTTGCCGCTTCGTTCATTGGCGGCCCAGTGCCGGTGTTGCTGTGGGCGATGTACGCGGACACAGCGGACTATTCGGAGTGGCGTAGTGGCCGGCGGGCGACAGGGCTGGTTTTTGCCGCAGCGACTTTCTCGCAAAAGATGGGCTGCGCTGTCGGCGCAGCAATGACGGGGTTCGCGTTGAGCTTTTATCAATACGCTCAGCCAATTGAGGGTGTCGAGCAGTTGCAGTCCAGCACAACACTGCAGGGCATGCGAATGATGATGAGCCTGATCCCGGCCGGCTTCTTACTTGCATCGGCGGTTTGTTTGATGTTTTACGGTATCAGTAAACCGCTTTCGGAACAGATCGAACGAGATCTTCAGGCTCGCAAGTTCAGCGATTTCACTGACGCGTCGCCGGACGAGTCAGGCTCGCCATCTTGA
- a CDS encoding LacI family DNA-binding transcriptional regulator, with the protein MKSTPTTISDIAERAKVSKSTVSRVLNDKSVVNKQTRRTVLEAMESLGYQANVFARGLASGRSMTVGVVTQKIGSPFFDMMMQGVIQGFSGTGYSPIFVDGQMEDVTEYKVIQTLLGRKVDGLLLLGGDLSHLDLNDLRNRIPTIVVGKEVPGWDDQCVYVDNVRGAYDATKHLIDFGHRDIAIIRGILHHQDAIRRFEGYSQALAEAGIELDPELVLEGNFTAQSGILAINSLLMRGKSFSAVFCANDMVAYGARLTLQRKGIRVPEDVSLVGFDDQAESAFVTPPLTTVRQPGAEMGAAAASALVSMMEGKPFELPVLRAELQRRESVSKIRMS; encoded by the coding sequence ATGAAGTCCACACCCACCACGATCAGCGACATTGCTGAACGAGCGAAAGTCTCCAAGAGCACGGTCTCGCGTGTCTTGAACGACAAGTCGGTCGTTAACAAGCAAACCCGCCGAACCGTACTCGAGGCGATGGAGTCACTTGGCTATCAAGCCAATGTCTTCGCAAGAGGCCTCGCCAGCGGACGCTCCATGACCGTGGGTGTCGTCACCCAAAAGATTGGCAGCCCCTTCTTCGACATGATGATGCAGGGAGTCATCCAGGGCTTTTCGGGGACCGGCTACTCGCCCATCTTCGTCGATGGCCAAATGGAAGACGTGACTGAATACAAGGTCATTCAAACCTTGCTCGGCCGCAAAGTAGACGGCCTCCTGTTGCTCGGTGGTGACCTATCTCACCTGGATCTCAACGATCTAAGGAATCGCATTCCAACCATCGTTGTCGGCAAGGAAGTGCCGGGCTGGGACGATCAATGCGTGTACGTCGACAACGTTCGCGGAGCTTACGATGCAACCAAGCACCTGATCGATTTCGGCCACCGTGACATCGCAATCATTCGTGGAATCTTACACCACCAAGACGCCATTCGCCGGTTCGAAGGCTATTCCCAGGCGTTGGCCGAAGCGGGCATCGAGCTTGATCCAGAGTTGGTTTTGGAGGGTAACTTCACCGCCCAATCAGGGATCCTGGCCATCAATTCCTTGTTGATGCGGGGCAAGTCCTTCTCCGCCGTGTTCTGTGCCAACGACATGGTCGCTTACGGAGCCCGCCTGACACTTCAGCGTAAGGGAATTCGCGTTCCCGAAGATGTCTCACTAGTCGGCTTTGACGATCAAGCGGAATCTGCCTTTGTCACTCCGCCATTAACCACTGTCCGGCAACCCGGCGCCGAAATGGGGGCCGCTGCTGCGAGCGCCCTGGTCAGCATGATGGAAGGGAAACCTTTTGAACTTCCTGTTCTGCGTGCCGAACTGCAACGTCGCGAGTCGGTTTCAAAAATCCGCATGAGTTAG